The following proteins are encoded in a genomic region of bacterium:
- a CDS encoding adenine phosphoribosyltransferase, translating to MSLKKIIRDVPDFPKQGIIFKDITPLLKDQKAFRSAINKMAKHYKGKHIDAIVAVESRGFIFAGALAAKMKTGFIPVRKPGKLPYKTISETYQLEYGTDTLQIHEDAVKPGDKILIVDDLLATGGTVSAVVNMVKKLGGEIAGIGFLIELAFLNGRSKLPGYDIFSEIVYKK from the coding sequence ATGAGCCTGAAAAAAATTATCCGCGACGTGCCTGATTTTCCGAAACAGGGAATAATTTTCAAGGATATTACGCCCTTATTAAAAGACCAGAAGGCGTTTCGCTCAGCAATAAATAAAATGGCAAAGCATTATAAGGGAAAACACATTGACGCGATTGTCGCTGTGGAATCCCGCGGATTTATTTTTGCTGGTGCTTTGGCCGCAAAAATGAAAACTGGGTTTATCCCGGTCAGAAAACCGGGAAAACTTCCATATAAAACAATCAGCGAAACGTATCAATTAGAATACGGGACAGACACCCTCCAGATTCACGAAGACGCCGTAAAACCCGGCGATAAAATCCTGATTGTTGACGATTTACTGGCTACCGGAGGAACAGTTTCCGCAGTGGTTAATATGGTCAAGAAACTCGGCGGCGAAATCGCAGGCATTGGATTTCTTATTGAACTCGCGTTTTTAAACGGCCGCAGTAAACTCCCGGGATACGACATATTTTCAGAAATAGTATATAAAAAATAG